The genomic DNA GAAATGCTGCCAGATGCTGCCGAGACTCCGGGAAGCTCATCTTAAAGCCAGTCACCATGCAACGACCAAAATGAGACATCTAAATAAGTAAACTGGAAATTGAAGCCCCAATTCAACTGTGTCTAGTAATTCCTCCAGCAGGCTCGGCGAGTCGAGTTATATACTATCAAGCTTGCATCTCGGTTCTGTCTCGTCAATTTTTCGACATGAGATTGTCTCTATCTATCCGTGAGTTGCTGATATCACCAGGCACCACTTGTTGGAAATATGAATAAGGACTTCGTAGGGAATATTGCCGATTAAACGCATGTGCGAGATACCAGGAGGCTTGTAATCGTCAAGCCCAGTTCGATCTTCAACTGAAACCAGCCCTTCAATGGCACAAGATGACTGTACACTAAGGATTTGGGGGAAAGTGAGACAAGATCGATCTGCTACCCACGGGTGGCACAACAATCCGAAGAGGCGAGGTGACACAATACTGCATATGCACCCCACGTACGAAGAATGTGATGCTATGCGTGCTTGGCTTATCATACCACGCTGTAGCCTGTTGGTCTTgaaaccccctccccttaTCTCGACAAACATTCCTGGCCGATTCCCCATGAGACGCCGAACCAACAAAGCCAGCCTCCAAAGTGCCAACGGCCCACGTTTACAACGCCTGCACAGCATGTTGTGAGGAGGCCTCATTGGGACATAGCTGGGTTGAAAATAAGCTCCGCCGGCTCCCTGCCAGGCTGGGGTTGGTGTGGCCGCGAGCAACGGAGCGGCCGCACGCCGCACGGTGCGGTGCCCCCAGACATCGACGCCCGGAAGCGCGCCGTGGCCCCACTGCCCCAAGACGGAGCTGGCAGGCTGGTCCTCCACGATAGGAGCAAGGTGGACGTCTTGGCCACAGGTATCAAAGGCGAACTATGCCGTTGTTGGCAAGTCCAACCGCTGCGATTGGTCAGTCTCGGAGATATGTGACGGTCGATCCCAAGAGACAGGATACCTCCATACCTGACTGATACTGATACAGGCTTCCCAAACTACCCACACACAGGGAGGGCTTGACCGGCCTGTCTTTCCCCGCACATACCGGCAGTCCGCTCACTACTCCACCTCATCCTCCCGTCACCAACAAGCCAGGATGCATCGTGCGGCACTCGCAGTCCTCAACAGCCGGCCTGGCCACCGTGCTGGCGCTTCTTGAATGCGCCAACAACGGCACTTGGGGAGGCGAACGAACGTTGGTTGGGCCCTGCGTACCCGCGCACGCCAGGCCCGGCCCCTCATCAGCTTACACGCCGCTGTCCTCGTGCCTCTTTCGTTACGGCATATCTTGATAGTCTGTGGATCTCCGAGCATGGTTCTGGCTAGTGTTGAGGTAGAGCCAAGGCGCGCATCAAAGGCAAGGTTGCCCGCATATTATCGGTGCAAGCCacttgctctctctctccaatCGATAGTCAActtgccgttctcgtcgCTTCTCATGATCCGTCAAGGATGGGACAAGAGGCCTATCCCATTGCCGCCAGCTCACTTCGGTTGGGATAGAACCGTGCAACAGAACACTGAACCATCATCCCGTGACTGGTTGGTTCTGTAGCACCTCTCGACACATCCCACTCTCCATTGTTGCCACGGCTTCTCAAGCTATCTATCTGCAGCTCACCCTTCGCCGGAACTTCTTGTTTCTCCACGACCTCCACCCTCCCCATCGTCCCAGCTACCTGTCTCaccctccctctcgcccaCTGTCTACACTATTGTCCCCTGTACGTCCAGTGACGCTTACCAGACTACATAACCCCCGTCTCCTCTCCGCCCTCTTCCCGCCGTTCGTCCCCCTTTCCcgctcctctcctctcctcgtcTCATCGTCACACAACTTTGGATAGGTTCTCACCAACGCACACGCAAACTGTTTGGCTTCCTACCAAGGCAAGGATAAGGATAAAAGTCCTTTTTTGCATCGAGTGTGTCTCGTCTCGAAGGCCCCAAGAACCGGGGGGCAGATCTCTGGACAAGCTCGCAGCCGTCAGCTGTGCTTTGTTGCTAGACTGCTACTCATCATCTCGACTACTACTATCAATTCCAGCCTCCACTCATACCATCCCTCAACTTTCTCTCCCTGTCTCCTCACCGTCATCTGACGTTCTGCCTGACAATAACCCCCGTTAATCAACCAAGCATCCCGCTCCTCGCACATCGTGAAGACGTCATCGCTGGATCACGCGCCTTGCTGACGACAAACTCTTACGCTCCGAGCCCAACAAATCCAGCACAAAGACTTGACCCGTCGAAATCGTTATTGATGTCGGTTGACCTCCGTACAAGCCTCAATTGCCTGCGCCACCCATCCAGATTTATGCCCGTCTCGAGAACACAACTCTCGAGAGTACATACGGGCGACAGTATACAGAATTTAAGTATGTCGCCGCACACCTGCAGCACATGGACCCAAGGCCCTGAGGCAGTGTCCGATGCTAACTCGCTCAACCAGATTCGTGAACAGAGACGGGGGCCTTCGGCAAAAAAACACagaaaaaaggagaaaaatCAAAAGGAGtaaaagaagaggaagaagaagcccgccCGTCATGGAGCACGTAAGCAAAAGCGTCACCCTTGTTGAGCTCAGCCGTTCCCTCGTGCCCCCGAAGTGGGAGGATACCGTGCGTGTCATTGGCATGTCGGAGTGCAAGGAGGCCGGCCTCTCGCTGGCCCATGCCTTTGCTGCTGATGATCTTAGCCAGTATcttctcgacgccgatgacaTGGCGAACCTGTCGGCCGAGTCCAAGTGGAAGCTGCACGTCGACATCATGGTCTACATCGCGGCCGCACACTGCATCAATggcaccgtcaccaccaTCGGCCCGGACCACGACGCCGTTGCTCTGTGGTGAgtttcttctcccccccccaatgcCCTTGTTTCTTGATGAACTGTCCACGTTGGTGGCGTATAAGTGTATCACGCAGACAAGCACCCCACCCACAGGGATGACGAACCCGGGCTAATACTAGACGGATTGTTTGTAGGATGCCTCCCGGAAAGGACGCCGACGGATGGTGGACCGTCCTCCGGAGCGGTTTGTGGCGCCTCTACTTCCAGCTCACCGTGGAGGCCAGGCGTCGTTACTacgacgagctgctgcccCTGTTGCACGATACCAAGCTCGAGGTCATGGGCGAGCGGGACGGTGACTGCTACTACCTGGTCTACCTAGGGACCAAACCCAACGCCCGGGGCAAAGGGTACGCGCGGAAGCTGCTCAACGACATGATAGAGAGGGTACGTTAAAGACTTTATTTTCGCCCGTCCAGGCTCCTCAAAACCTACCTGGGTGTTGTCTCTGGGCGTTGtcgtcctctctctctctctctcactcactcgcgcgcgcgcgctccCCCCTTTTCTATTTACATGAGATAACTCGTTGGGGGTGCCATCCAACGCCGACTGACACACACAATTAGGCCGACGCGGAAAACCGTGCCGTCTACCTCGAGTCCAGCTCCCTCGCTAACAACGCATACTACCGCAAATTCGGGTTCGAGTTCAAGCGCGAGATCCGACTGACGCGCGGCGACGCCCCCGTCAGCCTGTTCATCATGGTCCGCGAGCCGTGCCCGCGCAAGGCgggtggaggcggcggcactGGCGGCCACATGTACTCGGCGGCCGTCCCGGGCCACATCAAGATGCAGATCAACGCTGTCATGAAGGAGACGGTGCGGGCTTGATCCGTCGTCGCGGGACTCGCCTACCAATG from Colletotrichum higginsianum IMI 349063 chromosome 3, whole genome shotgun sequence includes the following:
- a CDS encoding Acetyltransferase, with the protein product MEHVSKSVTLVELSRSLVPPKWEDTVRVIGMSECKEAGLSLAHAFAADDLSQYLLDADDMANLSAESKWKLHVDIMVYIAAAHCINGTVTTIGPDHDAVALWMPPGKDADGWWTVLRSGLWRLYFQLTVEARRRYYDELLPLLHDTKLEVMGERDGDCYYLVYLGTKPNARGKGYARKLLNDMIERADAENRAVYLESSSLANNAYYRKFGFEFKREIRLTRGDAPVSLFIMVREPCPRKAGGGGGTGGHMYSAAVPGHIKMQINAVMKETVRA